The Chloroflexota bacterium genome contains a region encoding:
- a CDS encoding GntR family transcriptional regulator produces MTNHVYGIKKVPSHSLRRQAYQQIKDLIVHNKLRPNQEIVIDQLARELGMSHTPVREALIKLELDGLVTMERHRTPRVSEIRMEDIREMYQVRMLLEGWAAAQAAGNLSDAQLSELSDLLERALAEAREHRYEIHLTADLDFHDTLISAAPNELFKRLAIAVTDQTLRLRSLVQTVATQHIEQIVAEHGAILNALRARNPELARQCMVAHLDAAMGRTLETCEREASGILQPQKK; encoded by the coding sequence CAAGGACTTGATCGTCCACAACAAGCTTCGCCCCAATCAGGAAATCGTCATCGATCAATTGGCGCGTGAACTTGGGATGAGTCATACGCCGGTGCGCGAGGCGCTGATCAAACTGGAACTGGACGGTCTGGTCACGATGGAACGGCACCGCACGCCACGCGTATCGGAAATCCGGATGGAAGACATTCGGGAGATGTACCAGGTACGCATGCTGCTAGAGGGCTGGGCGGCCGCCCAGGCGGCGGGCAACCTCAGCGACGCACAACTTAGTGAGTTGTCTGATCTGTTGGAGCGGGCGCTCGCGGAAGCCCGCGAGCATCGCTACGAAATCCATCTCACGGCCGACCTGGACTTTCACGACACCCTCATCAGCGCAGCGCCAAACGAGCTTTTCAAACGCCTGGCCATTGCCGTGACCGACCAAACGCTCCGGCTGCGCTCGCTGGTGCAGACGGTGGCCACCCAGCACATCGAGCAGATCGTCGCCGAACACGGCGCGATCCTCAATGCGTTGCGGGCCCGCAATCCGGAATTGGCTCGGCAGTGCATGGTCGCGCATCTCGACGCCGCCATGGGCCGCACTCTCGAGACATGCGAGCGCGAGGCCAGCGGGATACTACAGCCGCAGAAGAAATAG
- a CDS encoding ABC transporter substrate-binding protein, whose amino-acid sequence MNHWKLPAFLVIFTVLIAACGPGSSPAAVVPQPTSAVKQVAKPGGNLRYGSRAAVTMLDPSIHSSAPTGPISDQLYDPLIWQPEPNKFVPGLAESWEISPDSKVYTLHLRKDVKFHDGTLLNAAAVKFSLDRIVDPKTKSLQVAAIGPYDKSEVVDEYTVKITLKSTFPIFLNQLTTRALSPSSPTAVAKLGDKWARYSVGTGPFRVKAWPDDNTLVLERNPDYKWGPSFLNHQGPAYLDTITYKFIAEGSTRLIALESGEVDIIDEPPPEEAQRLKTDTRFRVDAVVIGGLPQVLNINVSRPPTNELAVRQAMLYAVDRKSMAKLIFFGALPPANGPFSSGSWAYWTGVESMYNYDLAKAKKLLDDAGWILNTKTGIREKNGQPLRIRHVTSTGYNSEKPATYVQAALKEVGIDDVVEAMAYEASAKRYADNDFELARLGYTGFDPDGSIRVAFHSSQITQGGLFNRSHINDPKIDALIDQGAAETDAAKRKEIYRQLQQIIMDQALIIPVNEQVLYQVFSVKAVQDFKTSTPGQGSPYLVDVWLDQAAK is encoded by the coding sequence ATGAATCACTGGAAACTGCCCGCTTTCCTGGTCATTTTCACTGTCCTGATCGCGGCTTGCGGACCCGGTAGCTCACCAGCCGCTGTCGTGCCGCAGCCAACCTCGGCTGTGAAACAGGTGGCTAAGCCAGGCGGTAATTTGCGCTACGGAAGCCGCGCTGCGGTCACCATGCTCGATCCCAGCATCCACTCATCGGCGCCTACGGGGCCGATCTCAGACCAGTTATATGACCCTCTGATCTGGCAACCCGAGCCAAACAAGTTTGTGCCGGGCCTGGCTGAAAGTTGGGAGATATCGCCTGACTCCAAAGTCTATACACTCCATCTGCGGAAGGATGTGAAGTTCCACGACGGCACTCTGCTTAATGCGGCCGCAGTGAAGTTTAGTCTTGACCGCATCGTTGATCCCAAGACCAAGTCGCTGCAAGTGGCTGCCATAGGACCCTATGACAAGTCTGAGGTCGTGGACGAATATACGGTCAAGATCACACTGAAATCAACGTTCCCGATCTTCCTGAATCAACTCACTACGCGAGCGCTCTCGCCGTCATCACCGACCGCCGTCGCCAAGCTGGGCGATAAGTGGGCCCGGTATTCCGTGGGTACCGGACCGTTCCGGGTGAAAGCGTGGCCGGACGACAACACCCTGGTCCTTGAGCGCAACCCCGACTACAAGTGGGGGCCGTCGTTCCTGAACCATCAGGGGCCGGCCTACCTGGATACCATCACGTACAAATTCATTGCCGAAGGTTCGACGCGCCTCATCGCCCTCGAATCGGGAGAGGTTGATATCATTGATGAACCGCCGCCCGAAGAAGCCCAGCGCCTGAAGACGGACACGCGTTTTCGCGTCGACGCGGTAGTCATCGGTGGCTTACCGCAGGTGTTGAATATCAACGTCTCGCGCCCACCGACGAACGAGCTGGCCGTGCGACAAGCGATGTTGTACGCTGTGGACCGCAAGTCGATGGCGAAACTGATCTTCTTCGGCGCGCTGCCGCCCGCGAATGGCCCGTTCTCGTCGGGCTCGTGGGCCTACTGGACTGGCGTGGAGAGTATGTACAACTACGATCTAGCCAAAGCGAAGAAGCTGCTCGACGACGCCGGCTGGATCCTCAATACCAAGACGGGTATCCGCGAGAAAAACGGCCAGCCGCTGCGCATCCGGCACGTTACATCCACCGGCTACAATTCCGAGAAACCGGCGACGTATGTCCAGGCCGCATTGAAAGAAGTGGGGATTGACGACGTGGTCGAGGCCATGGCTTACGAGGCGTCGGCTAAGCGCTATGCGGATAACGATTTCGAGTTGGCGCGCCTGGGCTATACCGGATTTGATCCCGATGGATCGATCCGCGTCGCGTTTCACTCGTCGCAGATTACCCAGGGCGGCCTGTTCAATCGCTCGCACATCAACGATCCCAAGATTGACGCGTTGATTGACCAGGGCGCTGCTGAAACCGACGCGGCCAAGCGCAAGGAGATCTACCGGCAGTTGCAGCAAATCATCATGGACCAGGCGCTGATCATTCCGGTCAACGAGCAGGTTCTCTATCAGGTGTTTAGCGTCAAGGCGGTCCAAGATTTCAAGACCAGCACACCGGGTCAGGGTTCGCCATATTTAGTCGATGTGTGGCTGGACCAGGCAGCGAAGTAG
- a CDS encoding ABC transporter permease, which produces MSAYILRRATLTVPVVLGVTLFVFLMLHFLPGDPVLMMLTEQAGQTAPSSSTNISQETYNNMRHELGLDQPLVVQYGRFLWGVVRGDLGHSFRSQQPVADMILRNLPYTFTLAVVSLGVSLTLGLLLGIVAAIKRDTWIDGVAMTLAALGVSMPSFWLGIMLLLIFALQLRLLPAVGLASDWQSLILPAITLGFGSSATIARLMRSGLVEVLHQDYVRTARAKGLVEKVIILRHALKNALIPVVTVVGLQFGALLSGTVVIETVFARPGIGRMAVQAILEKDFSVVQGVVLFTATTYVIANFLVDLSYAWLDPRIRYE; this is translated from the coding sequence ATGTCGGCATACATTCTACGACGCGCGACGCTGACCGTTCCGGTCGTGCTGGGCGTTACACTATTTGTTTTTCTCATGCTTCACTTCCTGCCCGGCGACCCGGTGCTGATGATGTTGACCGAGCAAGCCGGGCAGACTGCCCCAAGCTCATCGACGAATATTTCTCAGGAGACCTACAACAACATGCGGCACGAACTGGGGCTTGACCAGCCGCTCGTCGTGCAGTACGGCCGGTTTCTCTGGGGTGTGGTGCGCGGCGATCTGGGACATTCGTTTCGCAGCCAGCAGCCCGTTGCGGACATGATTCTGCGTAACCTGCCCTACACTTTTACACTGGCCGTGGTCAGTCTGGGCGTCTCCTTGACGCTCGGCCTTTTGCTGGGCATCGTGGCTGCGATTAAGCGCGATACCTGGATCGATGGCGTTGCGATGACGCTGGCGGCGCTCGGCGTTTCCATGCCTTCTTTTTGGCTCGGCATCATGCTCCTGCTGATTTTCGCGCTGCAGTTGAGGCTGCTGCCAGCGGTGGGGCTGGCTTCCGACTGGCAGTCTCTCATTCTGCCCGCCATCACGCTCGGCTTCGGCTCCTCGGCCACGATCGCTCGCCTCATGCGCTCCGGCCTGGTCGAAGTGCTTCATCAAGACTACGTGCGCACTGCCCGCGCCAAGGGCCTGGTGGAGAAAGTTATTATCCTGCGCCATGCGCTCAAGAATGCGCTCATCCCGGTCGTCACGGTGGTGGGGTTGCAGTTCGGCGCCTTATTGAGCGGCACCGTGGTGATTGAGACGGTCTTTGCGCGTCCGGGCATTGGACGGATGGCCGTACAGGCGATCCTTGAAAAGGATTTCTCGGTCGTGCAGGGCGTCGTATTGTTCACGGCGACGACTTATGTCATCGCGAACTTCCTTGTCGACCTATCCTACGCTTGGCTCGATCCGCGCATCCGTTATGAGTAG
- a CDS encoding ABC transporter permease, giving the protein MTAPPSAVSTALNRQLQQRPEASPTTLALRRLVRKTAPMIGLSLLVIIIISAVFAPLLTPYDPAKLAPRDAMQPPSLEHPFGTDQFGRDQLTRILFGGQLSLQVGFLSAAIGCIIGIFLGATGGYAGGWIDEGIGRLMDVMLAFPGILLALAIVAVLGPSLTNLMIAVGVSSIPGFARLVRSETLSTKKKDYVLAARALGCKHVAIVWRHIIPNITASILVYVTLRVATAILASAALNYLGLGAKPPTPEWGLMLAESRDFIRRAWWLATFPGLSIMLLVISVNLLGDGLRDAFDPWLKGK; this is encoded by the coding sequence ATGACCGCACCGCCAAGCGCTGTTTCCACGGCGCTTAACCGACAACTCCAACAACGACCGGAGGCCAGCCCGACCACGCTCGCCTTGCGCCGCCTGGTTCGCAAGACCGCGCCCATGATTGGTCTCAGTCTGCTGGTCATCATCATCATCTCGGCTGTCTTCGCCCCGCTGCTAACGCCCTACGATCCCGCGAAGTTGGCGCCGCGCGATGCGATGCAACCGCCGTCGCTGGAGCACCCCTTCGGCACCGATCAGTTTGGCCGGGACCAGCTCACACGCATCTTATTCGGCGGACAGCTTTCCCTGCAGGTGGGCTTTCTCAGTGCGGCGATTGGTTGCATCATCGGGATCTTCCTGGGCGCGACAGGCGGTTACGCGGGCGGCTGGATAGACGAGGGGATCGGCCGCCTGATGGATGTGATGCTGGCATTCCCGGGCATCCTGCTGGCGCTGGCGATCGTAGCCGTGCTCGGGCCCAGCCTGACTAACCTGATGATCGCGGTGGGTGTCTCCTCGATTCCTGGCTTTGCCCGCCTGGTGCGCAGCGAGACCCTGAGTACCAAGAAAAAAGATTACGTGCTCGCCGCCCGCGCGTTGGGCTGCAAGCATGTAGCGATCGTGTGGCGCCACATCATTCCCAATATCACAGCCTCGATCCTGGTTTATGTGACGCTGCGCGTCGCTACGGCCATCCTGGCCAGCGCGGCTCTGAACTACCTGGGGCTGGGCGCTAAACCTCCCACGCCGGAATGGGGACTGATGCTGGCGGAATCACGCGACTTCATTCGCCGCGCCTGGTGGCTTGCCACCTTTCCCGGTCTCTCGATCATGCTGCTCGTGATCTCCGTTAACCTGTTAGGCGATGGGCTGCGTGATGCCTTCGACCCCTGGCTCAAGGGTAAATGA
- a CDS encoding amidohydrolase family protein has protein sequence MSSQGPRRLMSASHLFDGVAALATEGAVVVNGDRIEAVGPRAALLQQFGADNLTAEHFDGCTVMPGLIETHVHLILPANGDSFVEYCQNPDELLLLTAAHNASLCLQSGFTTVVDLGARGTIVFRLRDAIQKKILAGPRLLLVGRPLTITGGHCWPFLGEADGVDGVRHAVRQLCKEGADLIKVIVTGGGTPGSDSRRPAYSLPELCAAADEAHARNRKVFGHCSAIAGTTQALDAGFDLIAHCHFQTPDGRNEFDERLAHRIVEQGLYVNPTLQTNRVRGDARIIGRLPADAQRPAFEAWSARYAKITYNFSRLHQMGVRLICGSDSGWGWSAFGDNCLELDAMVAAGMSAPEALVSATSLAADALGWGDRIGRLEPGKSADLLVVAGDPTQNIRALKDVRAVWLEGQRVGAQPMLT, from the coding sequence ATGTCAAGTCAAGGCCCGCGCCGCCTGATGAGCGCCAGTCATCTGTTCGACGGTGTGGCCGCACTCGCTACAGAAGGCGCGGTCGTAGTGAATGGCGATCGGATCGAGGCCGTTGGTCCGCGCGCCGCATTGCTACAGCAGTTCGGCGCGGATAATCTGACCGCCGAGCATTTCGATGGCTGCACCGTGATGCCCGGTCTCATTGAAACCCACGTCCACCTGATCTTGCCGGCCAACGGCGATTCGTTTGTCGAGTATTGTCAGAATCCCGACGAGTTGTTGCTGCTGACCGCGGCCCACAACGCGTCGCTCTGTCTCCAGTCCGGCTTTACAACGGTCGTCGATCTGGGCGCCAGAGGCACGATTGTTTTCCGGCTACGCGACGCTATTCAGAAGAAGATCCTGGCGGGTCCGCGCCTGTTGCTCGTTGGTCGCCCGCTGACGATCACCGGCGGTCACTGCTGGCCCTTCTTGGGCGAGGCCGACGGAGTCGACGGTGTGCGCCATGCGGTGCGGCAGCTTTGCAAGGAAGGCGCAGATCTCATCAAGGTGATCGTGACCGGTGGTGGTACGCCCGGCAGTGACAGCCGTCGTCCAGCCTACTCCCTGCCCGAGTTGTGCGCCGCGGCGGACGAAGCCCATGCGCGCAATCGCAAGGTGTTCGGCCACTGTAGCGCGATCGCCGGCACAACACAGGCGCTCGACGCCGGCTTCGACTTGATCGCGCACTGCCATTTCCAGACTCCGGACGGCCGGAACGAATTTGACGAGCGGTTGGCGCACCGCATCGTCGAACAGGGCCTGTATGTGAATCCCACGCTGCAAACCAACCGCGTCCGCGGCGACGCACGGATCATCGGCCGTCTGCCCGCCGACGCGCAACGTCCAGCCTTCGAGGCCTGGAGCGCACGCTACGCCAAGATCACGTACAACTTCTCGCGGTTGCATCAGATGGGCGTGCGCTTGATCTGTGGTTCGGATTCCGGCTGGGGCTGGTCGGCGTTTGGCGACAACTGCCTGGAGCTGGATGCCATGGTGGCCGCCGGTATGAGCGCGCCGGAGGCGCTCGTATCGGCGACCAGTCTGGCCGCCGACGCGCTTGGCTGGGGAGACCGTATCGGCCGGCTCGAGCCAGGCAAGTCGGCCGATCTGCTGGTGGTCGCCGGCGACCCGACGCAAAATATCAGGGCTCTCAAAGATGTGCGCGCTGTCTGGCTAGAAGGTCAACGCGTGGGCGCGCAGCCCATGCTAACCTAA
- a CDS encoding amidohydrolase family protein: MTLAIKAGKLIDGTGKAPLANAVILVEGTKITQVGPAHSVPIPPGARVISAANRTVMPGMVDAHVHVQGKGGSNRRASLIAEVQEMNETVTLQAYVNMRETLEAGFTTVRDLAARSYVAIALREAINSGMVEGPRMRACGQGLCITGGHMDATRWRPEVNIAGRTGVADSPWEFRQAARHQIKMGADCIKINACSGAHRNRHKPDEPFAQEMTLEEMKAVCDEAHKANLLVAAHTAGGQGITDAILAGVNSLEHAHWLTEEQVDLMAEHGTFCVPTLIVVAHQLAVGKEALGASDESWAWLNMAMEAKWRSLERARKAGVKIAAGTDAGFVVAHGQNAAEMELLVKAGLSPMEAIVAGTALSAECVDMADTVGTIEAGKFADFVFVDGDPLQDIRLLQRHECIKTVIKGGEVVVERS; this comes from the coding sequence ATGACACTGGCGATAAAAGCTGGGAAACTGATTGACGGGACCGGCAAGGCACCCTTGGCGAATGCCGTCATCCTCGTCGAAGGTACAAAGATCACACAGGTCGGCCCGGCGCATTCGGTCCCCATTCCACCCGGTGCGCGGGTCATTTCCGCGGCTAACAGAACGGTCATGCCAGGCATGGTGGATGCCCATGTCCATGTGCAGGGCAAAGGCGGATCCAACCGGCGGGCCTCGCTCATCGCGGAAGTCCAGGAGATGAACGAGACCGTTACGCTGCAAGCGTACGTCAATATGCGAGAGACCCTGGAAGCCGGCTTCACGACCGTCCGCGACCTGGCCGCGCGCAGCTACGTCGCCATCGCGCTGCGCGAAGCCATCAATAGCGGTATGGTTGAAGGCCCGCGCATGCGTGCATGCGGCCAGGGACTCTGTATTACGGGTGGGCACATGGACGCCACGCGCTGGCGGCCGGAGGTCAATATTGCCGGCCGCACGGGCGTGGCCGATTCGCCCTGGGAATTTCGCCAGGCGGCGCGCCATCAGATCAAGATGGGCGCAGACTGCATCAAAATCAATGCGTGCAGCGGCGCGCATCGCAACCGGCACAAGCCCGACGAGCCGTTCGCGCAGGAGATGACCCTCGAAGAGATGAAGGCCGTATGCGACGAAGCGCACAAGGCGAACCTCCTGGTGGCCGCCCACACAGCCGGCGGCCAGGGTATCACGGACGCCATCCTGGCCGGGGTGAATAGCCTGGAACATGCGCACTGGCTTACGGAGGAGCAAGTTGATCTGATGGCAGAACACGGTACCTTTTGCGTACCCACCCTGATCGTCGTTGCCCATCAGTTGGCGGTCGGCAAAGAAGCGCTGGGCGCCAGCGACGAATCGTGGGCCTGGTTGAATATGGCCATGGAAGCCAAGTGGCGTAGTCTTGAACGAGCCCGCAAAGCGGGGGTAAAGATCGCGGCGGGTACGGATGCCGGGTTTGTGGTTGCCCATGGTCAGAATGCCGCCGAGATGGAGCTGCTGGTCAAAGCGGGCCTGTCGCCGATGGAGGCGATTGTCGCCGGGACCGCGTTGAGCGCGGAATGCGTTGACATGGCCGACACGGTGGGGACGATCGAGGCGGGAAAGTTCGCGGACTTTGTGTTCGTGGATGGCGATCCGCTTCAGGACATCCGGTTACTTCAACGGCATGAGTGTATCAAGACGGTAATCAAAGGGGGCGAGGTGGTCGTCGAGCGAAGTTAG
- a CDS encoding M42 family metallopeptidase: protein MDSYTLLEKLCNIPGAPGFEDQVRESIAALVTPLVDEVHTDALGNLLVTRRGRTDFKMMLDAHMDEIGFMVQHIDERGFIRFTPLGSWDARLLPSHAPTIYTREGRSFQGVIGTAPPHILKPAERETVISMEDMFIDIGATSSQEVGELGVRVGDPIVIQYPFRRIGQDTVIGKALDDRIGCALIIKTLEALHEAEIDATIVGAFVVSEERGMIGARTAAFQIEPDLAIALEAGVAADIPGVAEPRQPTGLDKGPALTVADNSFIVPRNMVRALERMAEHEGIQYQIKLPGTGGTDAGAIHQVRGGVFTGVLSVPCRYIHSPFSMCRLSEFDATSRLLTAFCRAAPIDG, encoded by the coding sequence ATGGATAGCTATACCCTGCTGGAGAAACTGTGCAATATTCCGGGTGCGCCGGGATTTGAAGATCAGGTGCGCGAGTCGATAGCCGCCCTGGTGACGCCGCTGGTTGATGAGGTGCACACAGACGCTCTCGGGAATCTGTTGGTCACCCGGCGGGGCAGGACGGATTTCAAAATGATGCTCGATGCGCATATGGACGAGATCGGGTTCATGGTACAGCACATCGACGAGCGGGGGTTTATCCGCTTTACGCCTCTGGGCAGTTGGGATGCGCGGCTGCTTCCCAGTCACGCGCCGACCATATATACGCGGGAAGGCCGAAGCTTTCAAGGCGTGATCGGCACGGCCCCACCCCACATCCTCAAACCAGCCGAGCGCGAAACCGTAATCTCGATGGAAGACATGTTCATCGATATCGGGGCGACGTCCAGTCAAGAAGTTGGTGAACTGGGCGTGCGGGTGGGGGATCCGATCGTCATCCAGTACCCATTCCGCCGCATTGGCCAAGACACCGTGATTGGCAAAGCGCTCGATGATCGCATCGGCTGCGCCTTGATCATCAAGACGCTGGAGGCATTGCACGAAGCTGAGATCGATGCAACGATAGTAGGCGCGTTCGTCGTCAGCGAGGAGCGTGGAATGATCGGCGCGCGCACCGCCGCGTTTCAGATCGAGCCTGATCTAGCCATAGCCCTGGAAGCGGGTGTTGCCGCCGATATCCCCGGGGTTGCTGAACCACGGCAGCCAACCGGATTGGACAAGGGGCCAGCTCTCACCGTCGCCGATAATAGCTTCATTGTGCCGCGCAATATGGTCCGCGCGTTGGAGCGTATGGCGGAACACGAGGGGATTCAATATCAAATCAAGCTTCCCGGCACAGGCGGCACCGACGCCGGGGCCATTCATCAAGTGCGGGGCGGTGTCTTCACAGGCGTTCTATCCGTCCCTTGTCGGTATATCCACTCGCCGTTTAGCATGTGTCGGCTGAGCGAATTCGACGCGACCTCTCGGTTGCTGACGGCGTTCTGCCGCGCGGCGCCGATCGATGGGTAG
- a CDS encoding D-2-hydroxyacid dehydrogenase has protein sequence MSEPLTIVIATPLEAVHVAQIRAVDPRIRVLHDPELLPTPRYHADHTGDPNWKRTPEQEQRFLAMLAQADVMFDFDRTHLRDLRSIAPRMRWVQSTSAGIGQMIKRAGLDQAGMIFTTSSGVHARPLADFCLMAMLMFAKNYQWMERDKQAKHWERYCGEELTGQTLAIVGLGRVGQTVARHGKRMDMRVVGMKRTSGSVSNVDRVYAQSELHAMLAEADFLVLIAPHTAETEGLIGERELAVMKPSAVLINIARGTLVDEEALVRALREQRLAGAALDVFRQEPPPQESPLWAMPNVIVSPHSASTVRQENARITDLFCDNLRRFLSNEPLRNVLDTEKLY, from the coding sequence GTGTCTGAACCTCTTACCATCGTAATCGCCACGCCGCTCGAGGCGGTCCACGTCGCGCAGATCCGGGCCGTGGACCCGCGCATTCGAGTGCTGCACGACCCCGAGTTGTTACCGACGCCGCGCTACCATGCGGACCATACGGGCGACCCCAATTGGAAGCGCACGCCGGAACAGGAGCAACGCTTCCTGGCGATGCTCGCGCAAGCCGACGTCATGTTCGACTTCGACCGCACGCACCTGCGCGACCTGCGTAGCATCGCGCCGCGCATGCGGTGGGTGCAATCGACCAGCGCCGGCATCGGCCAGATGATCAAGCGCGCCGGGCTCGACCAGGCCGGCATGATATTCACAACGTCGAGCGGCGTGCACGCGCGGCCGCTGGCGGATTTCTGCCTGATGGCGATGCTGATGTTCGCCAAGAACTACCAGTGGATGGAGCGCGATAAGCAGGCGAAGCACTGGGAACGCTACTGCGGCGAGGAGCTGACCGGCCAGACGCTGGCAATCGTCGGACTCGGCCGCGTCGGCCAGACGGTGGCTCGGCACGGCAAGCGGATGGATATGCGCGTCGTCGGGATGAAGCGCACGTCGGGCTCCGTTTCCAACGTGGATCGGGTGTACGCCCAGTCGGAGCTGCATGCCATGCTGGCCGAGGCCGACTTCCTGGTGCTGATCGCTCCGCACACCGCCGAAACCGAGGGACTGATCGGCGAGCGCGAGTTGGCCGTGATGAAGCCGTCAGCGGTACTGATCAATATTGCGCGGGGGACGCTGGTTGACGAAGAGGCGCTGGTGCGCGCCCTGCGGGAGCAGCGCCTGGCAGGCGCCGCGCTCGATGTCTTCCGGCAAGAGCCGCCGCCGCAAGAGTCGCCGCTGTGGGCGATGCCCAACGTGATCGTAAGCCCGCACTCAGCGAGCACCGTCCGGCAAGAAAACGCTCGCATAACGGACCTATTCTGCGACAACCTCCGCCGCTTTCTCAGTAACGAGCCGCTGCGCAACGTGCTCGACACCGAGAAATTGTACTAG
- a CDS encoding ABC transporter permease: MRYVLRRLLQTIIVVFGVSIVAFGMTYLTGDPTEVILGAGADQMTVQQIEEFRVKMGFDRPWYVQYVDFAAKALRGDFGYSFVRHQPAYQVITERLPATIQLSAFAMVISVLFSIPLGVISATRSNTLLDYLVTIVALIGQSVPSFWLGILLILFFGVTLKWLPISGSGSWEHLIMPGITLAAFSIARNMRLTRAAMLEVMQMDFVRTARGKGISENRVIYNHVLRNSLLPIVTAIGLQMGFLLGGSVITETIFGWPGVGREIVAAIGSKDFYVVQAGVIMLALIFTGVNLSVDLAYGWIDPRIRHE, translated from the coding sequence ATGCGCTATGTGCTTCGTCGTTTGCTACAAACCATCATCGTCGTCTTTGGGGTGAGCATCGTCGCCTTTGGGATGACTTATCTGACCGGCGACCCCACCGAAGTCATTCTTGGCGCCGGCGCCGACCAGATGACGGTCCAGCAAATCGAGGAGTTCCGGGTCAAGATGGGATTTGACCGTCCCTGGTATGTGCAGTACGTCGATTTCGCCGCCAAGGCGCTGCGGGGCGACTTTGGCTACTCGTTTGTCCGCCACCAACCGGCCTACCAGGTCATCACCGAGCGATTGCCGGCGACGATCCAGTTATCCGCATTCGCGATGGTGATCTCGGTGCTGTTTTCGATCCCGCTGGGCGTCATTTCCGCAACGCGCTCTAACACCCTGCTCGACTATCTCGTGACGATAGTCGCGTTAATAGGGCAGTCGGTGCCCAGCTTCTGGCTGGGCATCCTGTTGATCCTGTTTTTCGGAGTGACGTTGAAATGGCTGCCTATTTCCGGCAGCGGCAGTTGGGAGCATCTCATCATGCCCGGAATCACACTGGCCGCGTTTTCCATTGCGCGAAATATGCGCCTGACGCGCGCCGCGATGCTGGAAGTCATGCAGATGGATTTTGTGCGCACCGCGCGCGGCAAGGGTATTTCTGAGAACCGTGTCATCTATAACCACGTGCTTCGCAACTCGCTGCTGCCGATCGTGACCGCGATCGGTCTGCAGATGGGCTTCCTGCTGGGCGGCTCCGTGATCACCGAAACCATTTTTGGATGGCCTGGCGTGGGCCGCGAGATCGTCGCGGCGATTGGCTCTAAGGACTTCTATGTGGTGCAAGCGGGTGTCATTATGCTTGCCCTGATATTCACGGGCGTCAATTTATCCGTAGACTTGGCGTATGGCTGGATCGATCCCAGAATCCGGCACGAGTGA
- a CDS encoding ABC transporter permease, which translates to MAVAESSAVRTQSLGHQAIRRLARSKIALAAAFVFLVVSLGAIFAPFIAPNDPASLALIRRLKEPGYVDAAGKQYWLGTDTIGRDVYSRLVYGARVSLVVGLSAVLVSGTVGVLFGLISGFYGGWSDDLLMRLADIQLSFPSILLALAILAVLGAGLEKLIIVLGLTGWVQYGRIVRGQVLSVKQDEFVVAARAIGQREWRILFQHILPNIWSPVIVIASFSVASNIVAEASLSFLGVGVPPSIPSWGVMLADGRQYIGIAEWLTIPAGVAISLTVLSINILGDWLRDFLDPRLKNIM; encoded by the coding sequence ATGGCCGTTGCTGAATCGAGCGCGGTTAGAACGCAATCGCTAGGACACCAAGCTATCAGACGGCTCGCGCGCAGTAAAATCGCGCTGGCAGCGGCGTTTGTTTTTCTGGTCGTTTCGTTGGGCGCGATTTTCGCTCCGTTCATTGCGCCTAACGATCCGGCCAGCCTGGCGTTAATCCGGCGGCTGAAGGAACCCGGCTACGTGGATGCCGCCGGAAAACAGTACTGGCTGGGCACCGACACAATCGGACGCGACGTGTATAGCCGCCTGGTATACGGAGCACGCGTCTCGCTGGTGGTGGGGCTGTCGGCCGTGCTGGTCTCCGGCACGGTCGGCGTGCTGTTCGGATTGATATCCGGTTTTTATGGCGGCTGGTCCGATGATCTCCTCATGCGCCTCGCGGACATTCAGCTATCGTTTCCATCGATTCTGCTGGCGCTCGCGATCCTGGCCGTGCTCGGCGCCGGATTGGAGAAGCTGATAATCGTGCTGGGCCTGACCGGCTGGGTGCAGTATGGCCGGATCGTTCGCGGCCAGGTGCTATCGGTTAAGCAGGACGAGTTCGTGGTGGCAGCCCGGGCCATCGGGCAGCGCGAGTGGCGAATCCTGTTCCAGCACATCCTGCCTAACATTTGGAGTCCTGTGATTGTCATCGCCAGCTTTTCAGTGGCGAGTAACATCGTGGCCGAGGCGTCGCTTAGCTTTCTGGGGGTGGGCGTCCCGCCGTCGATCCCAAGCTGGGGTGTGATGCTGGCGGACGGCCGACAGTACATCGGTATCGCGGAATGGTTGACGATCCCGGCTGGCGTGGCGATCTCGTTGACCGTGCTATCCATTAATATTCTGGGCGACTGGTTGCGCGACTTCCTGGACCCGCGGCTGAAGAATATCATGTGA